The Periplaneta americana isolate PAMFEO1 chromosome 1, P.americana_PAMFEO1_priV1, whole genome shotgun sequence DNA segment TAAAGTACTGAAATGAGAACAATTTGCATTGTAGGCTACGTTGTTTTTCATTTACATTCTTTTCTACAAATAGCAGGACAGGTACAAAAATAACTACTTGGTTACGTCGTATAGCAATAGCTAGTACGTACATAATAAAATCGGCCTTTAAAATGTCCAAAAGTTCTACGACAGCACAAGAAAATGTGAAGGAATATTAGTCTCGACCTACCTTATAAAATACATAATCACTAGTAATAGGCGTTGAAACAGATGCAGGTGCTTTGGTACACTGAAAGCAAGGGCATAATTATGTTATTAGACCCCTAAATAAGCgtgctacaaaatatatttcaagaattaataaataaccaAACTGCATATACGGTTTATATTACGGTTTTCTTGAAGATCACTCGTCGACCTTTTCCTTTTGGAGCAACAGGTTTTGGTAACGCATAAGGATTTAATCTCGTCTTGTAGTTCCTTGTATTTCTTGCACTTTTTCGAGTAGCAATTTTCGGGCCACCATTATCTTGAGCGTTTGTTTTAGAACTGTTCGCAGGTTCTTCCACTTTGACAGTACTTTTctcattaataatataacaatcatTACACAGTTTCCCTTCCCCAGTGATTTTCCACATGGAACATTCTGTCTTCTGGCATTTAATACATTCTGGTTTTATTCCAAACGGcatctttgttttttgtttaatttttgaatAGTGATTAATTACCCCATAACCTCAATCCATGCACTGGAAGTAAGGTTAATACACTGAAATTAGCGTCAAACATGTGCTgaatatacatgcatacatagcattcgttatttatataacaataaaacgaataatataataaacagtaattctgtattattttctaGTTGAATTTATCTTCACCTTCCACTCAAGCCACAAAATTTATACCAGTTTTACCAAGCTCCAGAGCTACCAACATCGAACACAATGTTGCCAACCGAGTTTGTGGAAATGTCGTTAAAGCAGCAGTGAAAAGTACAAAGCAGCGTAGCTATTTTATACTTGATCTTGTTATcatgatatataactacaacgtctttgatgttatcaatggagaaaatttcaTTCCTGTCGCTAATAGAATTTTAAAAGGTAGCTAAATTATATTCGAAAATACAAAagttccattaattaattttgtcgCTTAAAAATGAACTGATATCTAACGACACCAGAGTTGCCAGGAAGTGGAATTACCCCCGCACTCAGTTAAAAAATATCCTAAAACCAGTGATTTAACTGAGAAAATACATATTTACAGGAACTCAACTTATCAATTTAGCAATCGCGAAATGCACTCGTACTTtttctagttggttatttaacgactctgtatcaagtATTAGGTAGCCTACTTAATAAAAATCATCGTCCGATTGTTGTATTGACAATAATACATACGTTACTTTCTCTTATTGGGTATCATAAAGTACacatttcagtaataaaatatgatatcgCTTTCAACTATAAATTGGAAACAAGCCAGTGgtccagtggctagagcgctggatttATAAATCCTGTGGACTCGGGTTCTATCTACGATTtatccagtggcgtagcatgaaattttgagcaggggaagctaactcaagttggctttgatgcaatatgagaaaacgtattacaaaaatacagtcttaaaataaatagtagtcaatttcaagtcagcagtcgaagattggttggaacatcgtaacaccaataaggcataacctcaaatgatacgtagtaaaatatgatttcacggtttacacatatctcttaacaaatagacacgtatacgtataacattagctcactccatgtcatacttagagaaatcaatattagtatcattacataagtatgcgtctgtcttttggctgtgtccttcattcacagcaagggagtcggtcatttgttttttaaatcacacttttgttcgtaagtcagttttgataatacaattgtcctaaaaaaattcaagtaaattagtgtcaggaactgttatttcgctcattatttattacatcagccacaatgcacactaacacttcaactgaatacaactgacgaaaagggataactcggaaactacttattttaaatgttaaagctagcttctttgcgagccttgcgactagagtagcttagttagaaagggatggaaaatctgcggggtggattacacagaagaaaccggtctgcttggaagctggtgtgtgcaggcttcttgtttactgctgcatcacaaatcatcctgagctgccgcatcacaatatttaaagcgtaaatataaattctattaaaattaataaataattttcttcataaactgcaggtttattatgaaattattattaactgaggaagctaagctttttagcttacattgacgctacgccactggattTATCTCCGatgtataacttgtgttgggcaatctcgtggtccaggtaacacaggggttttctccgggagctccggttcctctgtgacatcccaacaaatgtCATCTCATCGcttgtagcgtagaccagcctcctttGGCACATCCTGGGTAACGACTCTGTCAGTAatttggtctacacaactggctttatATGAGTGAATGATGGACAGTCatgtacccgccattagttaaaaaaacaaTTGGAAACAATCGAGtctatttttgaagttcaataaaaaaattacttccATCAAGTGGCCCTAATAATATGATCACCGATTGTAGAATTATAGTCTATAGGTCACACAATAGACATTCACGACTATGAAACTAGAAACAAGTCTACAAAAAATCTAACAGATCTGATTTAGTATTTTGAGCccgaattttattatttattatgctaGTGACATTACttcacacgttttaaataattgtaACTTGTGTTGTAAAATACGTATGTACATAATGTCAAACTCTGACAAAGTCTCAGCgaatagggttgccaaccctcccgtatttcccgggatctcccgtatttgcccctaatttttaacatccTTCCAGctcccgtattattcttctcttcgagcatttttctctcttatttttgcataatgtagaaATGTTTCTTTTAACGTTTAATTTTGCGTGAATGATGACTGATTATATGATGACTTTTCTTGTTCAAGAAAGGCATTAAAATAAGCAGACCTTTTAGAAAGTagtgcttgccagaaatgggctttttagtgctcacccgtttaaaatcaaaccttgttaataaatttggaaaaaccgactatttttgttttaaacataccaagtagtaatactcatacaaagaggatgtttcaattcattaacaataattggacagatgttcgaaacatgagcacgacacatttaatcaaatcagagttGAAAgttgcagtcgacttcaactattacgcgagataAAATCGGTTTCAAAATACTCTTACTTTAAGCCTtgctgccgaagtgtagaataaagctTTTCAGCAACAGATACGAATAATTTGCctattttatatgtgaaattttgtcgattccttagtctcccggattttcttaaaaaaagctGGCAACCCtatcagcgaaccttagtgtagtcagcgggtgtgggtttgggaatgggCCTAGTTTGAGGATTAGCACAATAGATCTGAAAAGATCATAGGGCTGTGCCTCCGTCTCGAAATTTCATTTCACTCCATTCCAAGTATTAGGTATAGAAATATCTTTCTTGGATGGCATGCACAGTTTATTGAGTCtgataacccccaaacttagctcagcattcttcgcaattaggtcgttacaacaatttataaacagcagtatcttaaagacaatatattttgcctattttcattccattatgtcctacggaataatattttggggaaattctgcagatagtaaaaatatattcttattacaaaaaagagccagagcaaaggctagagaataatgtagattattaaaaaaaattagagattctgaccttaacaaatcaatgcatataataataataataataataataataataataataataataataataataataataatgttttattttcgctggcagagttaaggccataaggccttctcttccactcaaccagccttaaacaatacaatacataaatttaaattacaaatatttactctacgcttaaaaggttctccagcaatattcttcactaaacatttatttaaatttagataaatctataaggtaaagtagtaacttaatttatgagctaatttaattcaatcaattataattaatttaatatttgaaatagctagtaaaatgatgaaaatttaatttaatataaccttactaggactatgttacagggagaatatatatatttctatttctataatgagaatattaatgtaattgccattagaggttttgtaaatctatttagagaaattaatgataataataataagaatggacagatgttagtttcattataagtaacacatattaatcagcaattcacctgttaagtaagaatttatgtaattttgacctaaatgaagttattgtccaacaatccATAATGTACTccataataaatttcctcttatgtaataaagaaaattttccaactaactcagccatacatagcatAAATACCcacagaaagaatgattttcatacgccatcatcaaatttattatgctatcaaaggggagtaagTTActtggcgataaaaatgttcaatagtcttcctgaagacattaagaatcatagccaaaaccctgcaatatttaaggtaaaactaaaaaagtacttaatatctcacactttctattctgtagatgaattcttgacatttcacagtactgtgtaaatattataatactattaaatggtaaacatattacattgtataaaatattattgttattaaggtattaattctgtacatatttcatatttgcattttatatgtactgcatttatatttaaacgtaagaattggacatgttctttattctatgctataaagcaaatgtaagaatattatggaacgaataaatccgTCCGTCCACCCGCCCGCCCGCCCATCCACCGACCGACCGACCCAccgacccacccacccacccacccacccacccacccacccatccatccatccatccatccatccatccatccatccatccatccatccatccatccatccatccatccatccatccatccatccatccatccatccatccatccatccatccatccatccatccatccatccatccatccatccatccatccatccatccatccatctatctatctatctatctatctatctatctatctatctatctatctatctatctatctatctatctatctatctatctatctatctatctatctatctatctatctatctatctatctatctatctatctatctaagatCCGTGATCCGTGGGTTTATTAGAGTGACAGTACTACTTTGCTAATCTATCTCAGTTTATGAATGTAAATTAATTGGAAAGTGATGACGAGAAACGGAAGAGCCCAGAGGAAATCTGTCCCAATACCGTATTTGTTCATAGCGAATTATATTTAGACTCGTCGGGGTTTGAACATGGTCACCAGACGCTGCGCTGTAGATATTCGGTTAACGTATGCCTGTTGTTACGCGTTATTGATGTAAGTTTCGCTGCTCCTCCAATTTAGTATTACGTACAGCAAGGCACTGATCAATACTGTACTCATTTCATTGTCATTGCATGACCTGCAGTAGAGTTGGACGACAGTAATGGTGTCGTGATGGTTGTCTTACACTTCGTGTCCTATACTCGGGACTTCGTATTGATGAAAATGGAAATGGGAGTAATAAG contains these protein-coding regions:
- the LOC138704238 gene encoding GATA zinc finger domain-containing protein 1, with amino-acid sequence MPFGIKPECIKCQKTECSMWKITGEGKLCNDCYIINEKSTVKVEEPANSSKTNAQDNGGPKIATRKSARNTRNYKTRLNPYALPKPVAPKGKGRRVIFKKTCTKAPASVSTPITSDYVFYKGSYFQIGDIVSMRDVDGGLYYAQIRGLLTDQYCEKSCVVTWLLPTQASPNTEDGFDPATYIIGPEEDIPRKLECVEFVMHAPSDYFKARNTPFPPVNVDSNDSSFIWTRLPPQMKSS